From the Ruania alkalisoli genome, one window contains:
- a CDS encoding LacI family DNA-binding transcriptional regulator, whose product MPMVTARDVARLAKTSNAVVSYVFNNGPRNVAPATRERVLAAAAELGYRPNMLARALSAGSTRSIGLIVPDICNPFFAETARALEDAAGEIDHLLLICDAALSPVQEARHVRSLVDRQVDAVVYVSLQDDPDLSLFTESRIPVVALHPLPEGAAASTLTIDYTAAARAATRHLIEHGYREIAILNGPTDSVGARQHERGYEQALAGHAVTAHHWSSPTSRYAASQVAAEELAAHPPRAVYCVTDEQAFGVLHAAHSLGLRVPADVAVVGLDGTANSRVSIPPLTTVQQPTQALASRAIDIVRDPDARDTPVHELLDFTFVARQSCGCHEA is encoded by the coding sequence ATGCCCATGGTGACCGCCCGGGACGTGGCGCGCCTGGCCAAGACGTCGAACGCCGTCGTGAGCTATGTGTTCAACAACGGGCCGCGGAACGTGGCCCCGGCGACGCGGGAACGCGTGCTGGCGGCGGCAGCTGAGCTCGGCTACCGGCCGAACATGCTCGCCCGCGCCCTCAGTGCCGGGTCGACGCGGTCCATCGGGCTGATCGTGCCGGACATCTGCAACCCGTTCTTCGCCGAGACGGCTCGTGCACTGGAGGACGCCGCCGGGGAGATCGATCACCTGCTGCTGATCTGCGACGCTGCACTCTCCCCGGTGCAGGAAGCTCGCCACGTACGTTCGCTCGTGGACCGGCAGGTGGACGCCGTCGTCTACGTCTCGCTGCAGGACGACCCCGATCTGAGCCTGTTCACCGAGTCCCGCATCCCGGTGGTGGCGCTACACCCGCTGCCCGAGGGCGCCGCAGCTTCCACCCTGACCATCGACTACACCGCCGCCGCCCGCGCCGCCACACGTCACCTGATCGAGCACGGCTACCGGGAGATCGCCATCCTCAACGGACCCACCGATTCGGTGGGTGCCCGTCAGCACGAGCGCGGATACGAGCAAGCTCTGGCCGGCCACGCAGTCACCGCCCACCACTGGTCCTCCCCCACGTCACGGTATGCCGCATCGCAGGTCGCAGCCGAAGAGCTCGCCGCCCACCCACCGCGTGCCGTGTACTGCGTCACCGACGAGCAGGCATTCGGTGTACTGCATGCCGCACACAGCCTGGGCCTGCGCGTCCCGGCGGATGTGGCGGTGGTCGGCCTGGACGGCACGGCCAACAGCCGGGTCTCGATCCCACCACTGACCACGGTGCAGCAACCCACCCAGGCCCTCGCCTCGCGGGCGATCGACATCGTCCGCGACCCGGACGCACGGGACACGCCGGTGCATGAACTGCTGGACTTCACTTTCGTGGCACGGCAATCCTGCGGCTGCCACGAGGCCTGA
- a CDS encoding carbohydrate ABC transporter permease, with amino-acid sequence MTSTIAGRTRKVRRGYGRVALAFLAPAIVVLVLVRLVPAASALYGSLTRSSLLTGDTRFVGWENYAELLGNPDFRGAVGVTVLFTLIINPLQVAIAFALAVLFTRRLAGVRWWRSLVILPIAVPPAVSAVVWNVIYRPDDGLANAVLSVLGLPPQPFLTSPDQALAAIIVLLSWVGVGYWMLFLIAGINDVPGELYEAAALDGAGPWRKFFHITLPMCRRPLAFVLVADTVSNLLVFAPVQMLTGGGPEGSTNLLMYDIYTRAYTLGDLGRAQAEVVVLVLLTVVIVAAQFRMLRGDSEGA; translated from the coding sequence ATGACCTCGACGATCGCCGGGCGGACCAGGAAGGTGCGCCGAGGATACGGTCGCGTCGCGCTCGCCTTCCTGGCACCGGCGATCGTGGTGCTCGTCCTCGTCCGCCTCGTCCCCGCCGCCTCCGCCCTCTACGGAAGCCTGACCCGGTCCTCGCTGCTCACCGGCGACACCCGGTTCGTCGGCTGGGAGAACTACGCCGAGCTGCTCGGCAACCCGGACTTCCGTGGCGCCGTCGGCGTGACCGTGCTGTTCACGCTGATCATCAACCCGTTGCAGGTGGCGATCGCCTTCGCCCTTGCGGTGCTGTTCACCCGCCGATTGGCGGGCGTGCGGTGGTGGCGGTCCCTGGTGATCCTGCCGATCGCCGTTCCGCCGGCCGTCTCGGCGGTGGTCTGGAACGTGATCTACCGGCCCGACGACGGCCTGGCCAATGCGGTACTCAGCGTGCTCGGACTGCCTCCCCAGCCGTTCCTCACCTCGCCCGACCAGGCGCTCGCGGCCATCATCGTGCTGCTCTCCTGGGTGGGCGTGGGGTACTGGATGCTGTTCCTCATCGCCGGCATCAACGATGTGCCCGGCGAGCTGTACGAGGCGGCTGCCTTGGACGGCGCCGGACCGTGGCGCAAGTTCTTCCACATCACCCTGCCGATGTGCCGGCGTCCCCTCGCCTTCGTGCTGGTGGCCGACACCGTCTCCAACCTGCTTGTCTTCGCCCCCGTGCAGATGCTCACCGGCGGCGGACCGGAAGGGTCGACCAACCTGCTCATGTACGACATCTACACCCGCGCCTACACCCTCGGTGACCTGGGCCGAGCCCAGGCCGAGGTCGTCGTCCTGGTCCTGCTCACCGTGGTGATCGTGGCCGCGCAGTTCCGCATGCTGCGTGGCGACAGTGAGGGGGCGTGA
- a CDS encoding ABC transporter substrate-binding protein — protein sequence MIPRTPHARVVAVAAAVTSGALALAACSSAPETPSTGEATPSTINLLGPEDPATFAPLIEGFEGSHEGYSVEYTQVPFDQLNSTLQQRLGAEDSTIDVYTVDQPRVAQLAAQGYLVDLTDLADEAQEVMSPTMYDVNVIDEQMWAASIWDSTQLMFYNVDALAAAGVEPPSSDPSERWTWEQTVAAAEQVQAAGETEWGLILEQIEYYYQLQPLMASLGGGSGITGEDALTPDITNDAWVEAMTWYGDLFADGLAPRGVGSFETSPIFADGESAFFVGGPWDVGVFSESETNWAVAPMPYFDGGEQVTPTGSWSWGINPASQNQAAALLFLEYATLNPEGNLLSTEATTIIPANAEAAAAYLPQLEELAGDRSAGVADLITYELENTALARPLTVGYVQFEEVMNTAFADIRNGSDPAERLAEATTQLEDAWSQLR from the coding sequence ATGATCCCTCGTACTCCACACGCACGTGTCGTCGCCGTCGCAGCAGCCGTGACGTCCGGCGCACTTGCTCTGGCAGCCTGCTCATCCGCGCCGGAGACTCCCTCGACTGGCGAGGCGACACCCAGCACCATCAACCTGCTCGGCCCGGAGGACCCGGCCACGTTCGCTCCTCTCATCGAGGGATTCGAGGGCTCGCACGAGGGCTACTCGGTGGAGTACACCCAAGTCCCCTTCGACCAGCTGAACTCCACGCTCCAGCAGCGGCTCGGTGCCGAGGACTCGACCATCGACGTCTACACCGTTGACCAACCCCGGGTCGCCCAGCTGGCTGCCCAGGGCTACCTCGTCGACCTCACCGACCTCGCTGACGAGGCTCAGGAGGTGATGAGCCCCACCATGTACGACGTCAATGTCATCGACGAGCAGATGTGGGCTGCCTCCATCTGGGACTCCACACAGCTGATGTTCTACAACGTCGACGCGCTCGCGGCCGCCGGTGTCGAGCCGCCGAGCTCCGACCCATCCGAGCGCTGGACCTGGGAGCAGACGGTCGCCGCCGCCGAGCAGGTGCAGGCCGCCGGTGAGACCGAGTGGGGTCTGATCCTGGAGCAGATCGAGTACTACTACCAGCTGCAGCCGCTCATGGCCTCGCTCGGTGGCGGATCGGGCATCACCGGCGAGGACGCGCTCACCCCCGACATCACCAATGACGCGTGGGTCGAGGCCATGACCTGGTACGGCGACCTGTTCGCCGACGGGCTCGCCCCGCGCGGAGTCGGCAGCTTCGAGACCAGCCCGATCTTCGCCGACGGCGAGTCGGCGTTCTTCGTGGGTGGTCCCTGGGATGTCGGGGTCTTCTCGGAGTCCGAGACGAACTGGGCCGTGGCACCGATGCCGTACTTCGACGGTGGCGAGCAGGTCACACCGACCGGCTCCTGGTCCTGGGGAATCAACCCCGCCTCGCAGAACCAGGCCGCAGCGCTGCTCTTCCTCGAGTACGCCACCCTCAACCCCGAGGGCAACCTGCTCAGCACCGAGGCGACCACGATCATCCCCGCCAACGCCGAGGCCGCGGCCGCGTATCTCCCCCAGCTGGAGGAGCTCGCCGGGGACCGCAGCGCGGGCGTGGCCGACCTGATCACCTACGAGCTGGAGAACACCGCACTCGCCCGGCCGCTGACCGTTGGCTACGTCCAGTTCGAAGAGGTCATGAACACCGCCTTCGCGGACATCCGCAACGGCAGCGACCCGGCCGAGCGGCTGGCTGAGGCCACCACCCAGCTCGAGGACGCCTGGAGCCAGCTGCGATGA
- the smpB gene encoding SsrA-binding protein SmpB, whose product MSNKAKGAKKKASGAVDPKTVKTVVARNKKARHDYHIDATYEAGLALTGTEVKSLRAGRASLVDGWVYVDAGEAWLESVHIPEYTEGTWTNHSPRRKRKLLLHKEQILKLTQRTKEKGFTIVPLELYFVGGRAKVEIAVARGKQEWDKRQALREKQDAREAQRAMSLRRNR is encoded by the coding sequence ATGAGCAACAAGGCCAAGGGTGCAAAGAAGAAGGCGAGTGGCGCCGTCGATCCGAAGACCGTCAAGACGGTGGTGGCGCGGAACAAGAAGGCACGGCACGACTATCACATCGATGCCACCTACGAGGCAGGGCTCGCACTGACTGGGACCGAGGTGAAGTCACTGCGTGCCGGGCGCGCTTCCCTGGTGGACGGGTGGGTGTACGTGGACGCCGGCGAGGCTTGGTTGGAGAGCGTGCACATTCCCGAGTACACCGAGGGAACCTGGACGAACCACTCTCCGCGCCGCAAGCGCAAGCTCCTGCTGCACAAGGAGCAGATCCTCAAGCTCACGCAGCGTACGAAGGAGAAGGGTTTCACCATCGTGCCGCTCGAGCTCTACTTCGTCGGCGGCCGGGCGAAGGTGGAGATCGCCGTCGCCCGAGGAAAGCAGGAGTGGGACAAGCGGCAGGCCCTGCGGGAGAAGCAGGACGCCCGAGAAGCACAGCGGGCAATGAGCCTGCGCCGCAACCGTTAG